One region of Brassica napus cultivar Da-Ae chromosome A10, Da-Ae, whole genome shotgun sequence genomic DNA includes:
- the LOC125579402 gene encoding SNF2 domain-containing protein CLASSY 3-like, translating into MDWIGSRIKFRNKERLEEVKKMKPAEEEAHVSSRRKRKRKRRHRDHDSDLEDITETYHNNNLSTDVTQSKSSGSVRRRRRRKDHDSDIEDITEAYHKDHDSDLVDVTETCNTDHDSDLVDVTVTYNNNLPAEVTDNNFSDGGGVKRTESEHNMEEEEEGLFSVRVEEVDTSVPGPSGLSIKEKLLSDEVLDLDMVKSAPSLPDEVLGLDVVKSVPVLSDEIPDLDVIKSVPSCSSESSIQQKLCDEIMDVIRSAASSSESSIKEKLSEEIMDVDVVKPVPKLSDGIMDADVDVVKSVPSSSGSSNKGNESLDSDVVKSVTRSSGSEENTCVKDKCSSEVRGMEAAKPVPAEIEIISDSESETKHSAKKKLSFAECSRVLDSSSESSEEEGASEANNNAKDDVTVESLSSSSSSSSSSSSASALSLSSSSSSSSSEDEVSSKEVVGESDDDDCRKASSPIRKVSEVRRKPLGRYKRSAPSSITPRKQLLKIRKLNHPEEEEEERLQAKPKEFKRIQKLNRPEEEEEDRFQAKPVKEFKRLQKVNRQEEEEERFQAKPVQEFKRLQKLNRQEEEDDRFQTKPRNEDKTIQKFNLQEEEEDRFQDKPRNEDRRIQKFHCPEEEHQHKEVERVTKQNSSVVFTCVHCEKENTGIFDSDSFCFRPHAITRGEEDADDDDDLNKHDYVPINTEKSPEKPSTSRPETENPKEVITPARLPTSRPETVKAKEIQAPEMPSRQFSLKTSMPVTPAEGLSTPALVNETVDNESASSLISGDESGYESEPSLKEKEAAKSNNNNSGWRMLDGSRKEVDLFRLLVNSVRENDRLGEEEEDDILVSSPEEEQPEEQDERKYDDDGLLIIRPPPLVEMFGMVEPAPPVVSEAQIEEDTMWEEVAFYTNANEVDLQLHSEIEKEISADDSPGAACRQGNHELCLDLEIGLKCIHCCFVLREIRGLDVSEWGERNTSGRRKNDRSEEEENSNFIGNLEFEANSNNNLKEGSESTQGTVWDKIPGVKSQMYPHQQEGFEFIWRNLAGTIMLNELQDFENSEETGGCIMSHAPGTGKTRLTIIFLQSYLECFPNCKPVIIAPASLLLTWAEEFKKWNISIPFHNLSSLEFTGRENSAASKLLMQKNSSARSNNEIRMVKIYSWIKSKSILGISYNLYEKLAGVKDEDRKTKGKPDKELEDIREILMDVPGLLVLDEAHTPRNQRSCIWKTLSKVETQKRILLSGTPFQNNFLELGNVLGLARPKYLERLMSTLKKSGMTVTKRGKKALGDKINNRGIEELKAVMLPFVHVHKGSILQKSLPGLRECVVVLNPPDLQRKVLESIEVTHNQKTKNVFETEHKLSLVSVHPSLVSHCKLTGKESLTINEALLAQLKKVRLDPNQSVKTRFLMEFIKLCVVIKEKVLVFSQYIDPLKLIMKHLVNWFKWTEGEEVLYMHGKLEQKQRQTLINEFNDPKSKAKVLLASTKACSEGINLVGASRVILLDVVWNPAVERQAISRAYRIGQKRIVYTYHLVAKGTPEGTKYCKQAQKDRISELVFACSSRPDKGKEKIAEAVTEDKVLDTMVKHLKLGDMFDNLIVQPKEADLVEGFSILMP; encoded by the exons ATGGATTGGATTGGTTCAAGAATCAAGTTTAGGAACAAAGAGCGTCTTGAAGaagtgaagaagatgaaaccgGCAGAGGAAGAGGCTCACGTGTCTTCTCGCCGGAAAAGAAAGCGGAAGAGAAGACATAGGGACCATGATTCTGACCTTGAAGACATCACCGAGACTTACCACAACAACAATCTCTCTACCGATGTAACTCAAAGCAAGTCCTCTGGTagtgtaagaagaagaagaaggagaaaggaCCATGACTCTGACATTGAAGACATCACCGAGGCTTACCACAAGGACCATGACTCCGACCTTGTAGATGTCACCGAGACTTGCAACACGGACCATGACTCAGACCTTGTAGATGTCACAGTGACTTACAACAACAATCTCCCTGCTGAGGTAACTGATAACAACTTCTCTGATGGTGGTGGTGTAAAAAGAACCGAGTCTGAACACAacatggaggaggaggaggagggtttGTTTAGTGTTCGGGTTGAGGAAGTAGACACATCAGTTCCGGGCCCCTCAGGGTTGAGTATTAAGGAGAAGTTGTTGTCTGATGAGGttttggatttggatatggtcaAATCAGCTCCAAGCTTGCCTGATGAGGTTTTAGGCTTAGATGTGGTTAAGTCAGTTCCAGTGCTGTCTGATGAGATTCCGGATTTAGATGTGATCAAGTCAGTTCCTAGCTGCTCCTCTGAGTCAAGCATTCAGCAGAAGTTGTGTGATGAGATCATGGATGTGATTAGATCAGCTGCAAGCTCCTCAGAGTCAAGTATTAAGGAGAAGTTGTCTGAGGAGATTATGGATGTGGATGTGGTCAAACCAGTTCCAAAGTTGTCTGATGGGATTATGGATGCGGATGTGGATGTGGTCAAGTCTGTTCCTAGCTCCTCTGGGTCAAGTAACAAGGGGAATGAGAGTTTGGATTCTGATGTGGTCAAATCTGTTACGAGATCCTCAGGGTCAGAAGAGAACACATGTGTGAAGGACAAGTGTTCCTCTGAGGTTAGAGGAATGGAAGCTGCAAAACCAGTTCCTGCTGAGATAGAGATCATTTCAGATTCTGAGTCTGAAACCAAACATTCAGCCAAGAAGAAGCTTTCTTTTGCGGAGTGTAGCAGAGTCTTAGACTCTAGCAGTGAAAGCAGCGAGGAAGAAGGAGCTAGTGAAGCCAATAATAACGCTAAAGATGATGTAACCGTGGagtctttgtcttcttcttcttcatcatcttcttcttcatcttcagcttcagctttatctttatcttcctcttcctcctcctcctcaagtGAAGATGAAGTCAGTTCAAAGGAGGTGGTTGGAGAatcagatgatgatgattgtaGAAAGGCCAGTTCACCAATCAGGAAAGTATCTGAAGTGAGAAGGAAGCCTTTGGGAAGGTATAAAAGGTCTGCTCCTAGCTCAATCACTCCTAGGAAACAGTTACTGAAGATTCGGAAACTAAACcatccagaagaagaagaagaagagagacttcAAGCCAAGCCCAAAGAGTTCAAAAGGATTCAGAAGCTTAACCgtccagaagaagaagaagaagatagattTCAAGCCAAGCCTGTAAAAGAGTTCAAAAGGCTTCAGAAGGTTAACCgtcaagaagaggaagaagaaagattcCAAGCCAAGCCTGTACAAGAGTTCAAAAGGCTTCAGAAGCTTAAccgtcaagaagaagaagatgatagatTTCAAACCAAGCCTAGGAATGAGGACAAGACTATTCAGAAGTTTAAcctccaagaagaagaagaagataggtTTCAAGACAAGCCTAGAAATGAGGACAGGAGGATTCAGAAGTTCCACTGTCCAGAAGAAGAACATCAACACAAAGAAGTTGAAAGAGTAACAAAGCAGAATAGCAGTGTGGTGTTCACTTGTGTTCACTGTGAGAAAGAGAATACAGGAATCTTTGATTCAGACAGCTTTTGCTTCAGACCACATGCTATTACAAGAGGTGAAGAagatgctgatgatgatgatgatctgaaCAAACATGATTATGTTCCTATCAACACTGAGAAATCCCCTGAGAAGCCATCCACATCCAGACCTGAAACTGAGAATCCAAAAGAAGTGATAACACCTGCGAGGCTGCCCACATCAAGACCTGAAACTGTGAAAGCAAAAGAGATCCAAGCTCCTGAAATGCCGTCAAGACAGTTTTCACTGAAGACAAGTATGCCTGTTACACCTGCAGAAGGATTATCCACGCCTGCTTTGGTGAATGAGACAGTGGATAATGAGTCTGCTTCTTCCCTCATCTCTGGAGATGAATCCGGATATGAATCTGAGCCTTCACTTAAAGAGAAAGAGGCAGCCAAGTCTAACAACAACAACTCCGGGTGGAGAATGCTGGATGGGAGCCGTAAAGAAGTTGATCTCTTCAGGCTTCTTGTCAACTCCGTTAGGGAGAATGATCGGttaggagaagaagaagaagatgacataCTTGTTTCTTCACCTGAAGAAGAGCAACCTGAAGAACAAGATGAAAGAAAATACGATGATGACGGCTTGCTAATCATCAGGCCACCACCACTGGTGGAGATGTTTGGCATGGTGGAGCCTGCACCACCGGTGGTTTCCGAGGCGCAGATAGAAGAAGATACGATGTGGGAAGAGGTGGCGTTTTACACTAATGCAAACGAAGTCGATCTCCAGCTTCATTCAGAG ATTGAGAAAGAGATATCAGCTGATGATAGTCCAGGAGCAGCTTGTAGACAAGGGAATCATGAACTTTGTCTAGATCTTGAGATCGGTTTAAAGTGCATACACTGCTGCTTTGTGTTGAGAGAGATCAGAGGACTAGATGTATCTGAATGG GGAGAGAGGAACACAAGTGGAAGGAGAAAGAATGACAGATCAGAAGAGGAAGAAAACAGCAACTTCATTGGGAACCTTGAGTTTGAAGCTAACAGCAATAACAATTTAAAGGAAGGATCTGAATCTACTCAAGGGACTGTTTGGGATAAGATCCCAGGCGTCAAATCTCAGATGTACCCTCACCAGCAAGAAGGTTTTGAGTTCATCTGGAGGAACTTGGCTGGTACCATTATGTTGAACGAGCTTCAGGACTTTGAGAACAGTGAAGAAACAGGAGGATGCATCATGTCACACGCTCCAGGGACAGGGAAGACTCGCCTCACCATCATCTTCCTTCAGTCTTACTTGGAGTGCTTCCCTAATTGCAAACCTGTGATCATTGCTCCTGCAAGCCTGCTTCTCACGTGGGCTGAGGAGTTCAAGAAATGGAACATAAGCATTCCCTTTCACAATCTCAGCAGCTTGGAGTTCACTGGGAGAGAGAACTCAGCTGCTTCCAAGCTCCTGATGCAGAAGAACTCAAGCGCTAGAAGCAATAACGAGATAAGGATGGTGAAGATTTACTCTTGGATAAAATCAAAGAGCATACTAGGGATCAGTTACAACCTCTACGAGAAGCTTGCAGGAGTTAAGGACGAGGACAGAAAGACAAAAGGGAAACCAGACAAAGAGCTGGAAGATATCAGAGAGATACTAATGGATGTGCCTGGACTGCTCGTTCTTGACGAGGCACATACCCCTAGGAACCAGAGAAGCTGTATATGGAAGACACTGTCTAAAGTGGAGACACAGAAACGCATCTTGCTCTCTGGGACGCCTTTCCAGAACAACTTCTTAGAGCTTGGCAATGTTTTGGGCCTTGCGAGGCCTAAGTACTTAGAGAGGCTCATGTCCACGCTCAAGAAGAGTGGGATGACAGTCACCAAGAGAGGGAAAAAAGCTTTGGGGGATAAAATCAACAACCGTGGGATAGAGGAGCTTAAGGCTGTGATGCTTCCCTTTGTGCATGTTCACAAAGGAAGCATTCTTCAGAAGAGCCTCCCCGGTTTGAGAGAGTGTGTTGTGGTGTTAAACCCTCCTGATCTCCAGAGGAAAGTCCTGGAGTCCATTGAAGTCACACACAACCAGAAGaccaagaatgtgttcgagacGGAACACAAGCTATCTCTTGTCTCGGTCCATCCTTCTCTTGTCTCTCACTGCAAATTGACAGGGAAAGAGAGCTTGACTATCAATGAAGCCTTGCTTGCGCAGCTGAAGAAGGTGAGGCTTGATCCAAACCAAAGCGTGAAGACAAGGTTCCTCATGGAGTTCATCAAGCTGTGCGTTGTGATCAAGGAGAAGGTGCTTGTGTTTAGTCAGTACATTGACCCGCTGAAGCTGATAATGAAGCATTTGGTGAACTGGTTTAAATGGACAGAAGGGGAAGAGGTGTTGTACATGCACGGGAAGCTCGAGCAGAAGCAGAGACAGACCTTGATCAACGAGTTCAACGACCCCAAGTCCAAGGCTAAAGTGTTGCTAGCTTCGACTAAAGCGTGCTCTGAAGGGATCAATCTTGTGGGAGCATCGAGGGTGATTCTCTTGGATGTTGTGTGGAACCCTGCGGTGGAGAGACAAGCTATAAGCCGTGCTTATAGGATCGGGCAGAAGAGGATTGTTTACACGTATCACTTGGTTGCTAAAGGAACTCCAGAGGGGACTAAGTATTGTAAGCAGGCGCAGAAGGATAGGATCTCGGAGCTGGTGTTTGCGTGTTCTTCAAGGCCTGATAAGGGGAAAGAGAAGATTGCTGAGGCTGTGACTGAGGATAAAGTGTTGGACACTATGGTGAAGCATCTGAAGCTTGGGGATATGTTTGATAATCTCATTGTCCAACCAAAGGAAGCTGACTTAGTTGAAGGCTTCAGCATACTCATGCCATGA
- the LOC106371180 gene encoding uncharacterized protein LOC106371180 produces the protein MSQLLFRLSKLSSRNNNVLIHKKSSRFLSTSPYLILGVFGDDFRSACGNFLSDILLFDPAKEELLTVRDKAVPEELVCSQVMGASHGWGFFSGHNAIHVSDTFSPLASKSDSKVIALPPITSMIYGQSEVVWNVAMSSSSPYRQDNEEGDCVVAIKFLGNHLTMCRPGRDLGWTNKLIPFVSFENSNLMYSKREQRFSLPAPGGNYLCSWDLHFENEPKFTELVFRNIPQLPQSEWELMDSCFKEDHWVESPCGQSFLVKWYSHVPSIRCKEPMVMVFREDQDTNEGTKTMSYTEDIGDLCIFLSKSEPFCVVASSCPGLKPNSIYLMGHSFAVYDITTRTSRHFERPKGLPESLTTFLPYWLAPFSM, from the exons ATGTCTCAGCTTCTCTTCCGTCTCTCCAAACTATCATCTCGGAACAACAATGTTCTT ATACACAAGAAGAGCTCTCGTTTTTTATCAACCAGCCCGTATCTGATACTTGGCGTATTTGGGGATGACTTTAGGTCAGCATGTGGCAACTTCCTCAGTGATATCCTCTTGTTTGACCCGGCAAAGGAAGAGTTACTCACAGTGCGGGACAAAGCAGTGCCCGAAGAGCTTGTTTGCTCGCAAGTGATGGGAGCGTCACATGGATGGGGTTTTTTCTCTGGTCATAATGCCATACATGTCAGCGACACTTTTAGTCCACTGGCTTCCAAATCAGACAGCAAGGTAATTGCTCTGCCTCCTATTACTAGTATGATCTATGGCCAATCCGAAGTGGTCTGGAACGTGGCCATGTCGTCCTCTTCTCCTTATCGTCAAGACAACGAGGAAGGAGACTGTGTAGTGGCTATCAAGTTCTTGGGTAATCATTTGACCATGTGCAGGCCTGGGCGTGACCTAGGTTGGACTAACAAACTGATCCCTTTCGTCTCCTTCGAAAACTCAAACCTCATGTATTCAAAGAGAGAACAAAGGTTCTCTCTGCCTGCTCCTGGAGGCAACTACTTGTGCTCTTGGGATCTCCACTTTGAGAACGAACCTAAGTTCACTGAGTTGGTGTTTCGAAACATTCCCCAGTTGCCACAGTCCGAATGGGAGCTGATGGATTCTTGTTTCAAGGAGGACCATTGGGTGGAGTCACCTTGTGGCCAAAGTTTCCTAGTCAAAtg GTACTCTCATGTCCCTTCTATAAGATGCAAAGAGCCGATGGTTATGGTGTTTAGAGAGGACCAAGACACAAACGAGGGAACAAAAACCATGTCTTACACCGAGGACATAGGAGATCTTTGCATATTCCTTTCGAAAAGCGAACCTTTCTGCGTTGTGGCTAGCTCTTGCCCTGGTCTCAAGCCCAACTCCATCTACTTGATGGGCCATAGCTTTGCTGTTTACGATATAACCACTAGAACCTCCCGTCACTTTGAACGTCCCAAAGGTTTACCAGAAAGTCTTACTACTTTCCTCCCTTACTGGCTTGCTCCATTTTCTATGTAA
- the LOC106371177 gene encoding uncharacterized protein LOC106371177, whose translation MSQLLFRLSKLSSRNNNMIHESARLFSTSPYLTLGTRVKEVLPGGCKIADVLLFDPAEEELVTVPDKTVPKELMDEEMVGASHGWGVFCARHDRSVRISDLYNPLASKSNPTMITLPRLTALSSNYCNVAMTSSPHLEDCVVAIKFVGDHLSLCRPGRDLEWTNILTPPSCLENSNLMYSKRDQKFYLPAPGGKYLFSYHLHSKEEDFPEVQEVVYRGHPELDQSEWELLSSCTRTEHLVESPFSDERFLVKWYAHGFYSSVLERIDHITKRFMVFREEETTEGSIMCYTEDIGDMCIFLANSEAFCVPASSCTGLKPNSIYHMGRGLGFYDLTTGNPHQYLAPDGVPTLSYWLPPFSI comes from the exons ATGTCTCAGCTTCTCTTCCGTCTCTCCAAACTATCATCTCGCAACAACAAT ATGATACACGAGAGCGCTCGTTTGTTCTCAACCAGCCCGTATCTGACACTTGGCACTAGGGTCAAGGAAGTTCTGCCCGGTGGCTGCAAAATTGCAGACGTTCTCTTGTTCGACCCTGCTGAAGAAGAGTTAGTCACGGTCCCCGACAAAACAGTTCCCAAAGAGCTCATGGACGAAGAAATGGTCGGTGCTTCCCATGGATGGGGTGTTTTCTGTGCTCGGCACGATCGTTCCGTACGCATCAGCGACTTATACAATCCATTGGCATCCAAATCAAACCCCACCATGATTACTCTGCCTCGGCTTACTGCTCTGTCCTCTAACTACTGCAACGTGGCGATGACCTCTTCCCCTCACCTTGAAGACTGTGTAGTGGCTATCAAGTTCGTCGGTGACCATCTGAGTCTGTGCAGGCCCGGTCGTGACCTTGAGTGGACTAACATCTTGACCCCTCCTAGCTGCTTGGAAAACTCAAATCTTATGTATTCCAAAAGAGACCAAAAGTTCTACTTGCCTGCTCCTGGAGGTAAATACTTGTTCTCCTATCATCTCCACTCCAAGGAAGAAGATTTCCCTGAGGTCCAAGAGGTGGTCTACCGTGGCCACCCAGAGTTGGATCAGTCGGAATGGGAGCTTTTGAGTTCGTGTACCAGGACGGAGCATCTTGTGGAGTCACCCTTTAGTGATGAACGTTTCCTAGTCAAATG GTACGCACATGGCTTCTACTCGTCTGTGTTGGAAAGAATTGACCACATAACAAAGAGGTTTATGGTGTTTAGAGAGGAGGAGACGACAGAAGGAAGCATCATGTGTTACACTGAGGACATTGGAGACATGTGCATTTTCCTTGCAAACAGCGAGGCTTTCTGCGTCCCCGCTAGCTCCTGCACCGGCCTCAAACCCAACTCCATATATCATATGGGACGTGGCTTAGGTTTTTACGATCTCACTACTGGAAACCCACATCAGTACCTAGCTCCTGATGGTGTACCCACGCTATCTTACTGGCTTCCTCCCTTCTCAATCTAG
- the LOC106371181 gene encoding synaptotagmin-5 yields MGFIVGLVIGLIVGITIIIGFVKAENYRSKLRSELANTVAAFARMTVEDSRKLLPAEFYPSWVVFSERQKLTWLNHHLTKIWPYVDEAASELIKASVEPVLEQYRPAIVASLTFSKLTLGTVAPQFTGVSIVEGDKNGMTMELDMNWDGNPNIVLGIKTLVGVSLPVQVKNIGFTGVFRLIFRPLVDEFPCFGAVSVSLREKKKLDFTLKVIGGDISAIPGLSDAIEETIRDAVEDSITWPVRKVIPILPGDYSDLELKPVGMLEVKLVQAKNLTNKDLVGKSDPFAKMFIRPLREKTQRSKTINNDLNPIWNEHFEFVVEDASTQHLVVRVYDDEGVQASELLGCAQIRLCELEPGKVKDVWLKLVKDLEIQRDNKNRGEVHLELLYVPFGAGNGVNPFTSSSMTSLEKVLKNDTADEVNASSRKRKDVIVRGVLSVTVISAEEIPIQDLMGKADPFVVLSMKKSGAKSKTRVVNDSLNPVWNQTFDFVVEDGLHDMLVLEVWDHDTFGKDYIGRCILTLTRVIMEEEYTDWFELDESKAGKLQLHLKWMAQSIYRDS; encoded by the exons ATGGGATTCATAGTGGGCCTTGTGATCGGACTAATCGTCGGAATCACCATCATCATCGGCTTTGTCAAGGCCGAGAATTACCGATCCAAGCTTCGCTCTGAACTT GCGAATACGGTGGCTGCTTTCGCGAGGATGACGGTGGAGGATTCGAGGAAGCTTTTGCCTGCTGAGTTCTATCCTTCCTGGGTCGTCTTCTCCGAGCGTCAGAAG TTGACGTGGCTGAACCATCACTTGACGAAGATCTGGCCTTATGTTGACGAG GCAGCGTCGGAGCTTATCAAGGCATCCGTGGAGCCTGTTCTTGAGCAATATAGACCTGCCATTGTCGCCTCCTTGACATTTTCTAAGCTCACTCTCGGTACTGTGGCGCCTCAGTTTACAG GTGTTTCCATTGTCGAAGGTGATAAAAATGGGATGACCATGGAACTTGATATGAATTGGGATGGAAATCCAAACATAGTACTTGGCATCAAGACCTTAGTTGGTGTATCTCTTCCAGTTCAG GTGAAAAATATTGGATTCACTGGTGTTTTCAGGCTGATTTTTAGGCCACTGGTTGATGAATTTCCTTGCTTTGGAGCTGTCAGTGTTTCTCTCAGAGAAAAG AAAAAGTTGGACTTCACCCTTAAGGTCATTGGAGGTGACATTTCAGCAATTCCTGGACTTTCTGATGCTATTGAG GAAACAATACGGGATGCCGTGGAAGATTCAATCACATGGCCTGTTCGGAAGGTCATACCGATTTTGCCGGGTGATTATAG TGACCTGGAGCTAAAGCCTGTTGGAATGTTGGAGGTGAAGCTTGTGCAAGCGAAGAATTTGACTAACAAAGATCTAGTGGGAAAATCAGACCCCTTTGCTAAAATGTTTATACGCCCTTTGCGAGAAAAGACTCAAAGAAGCAAGACAATC AACAATGACCTGAATCCCATCTGGAATGAGCATTTTGAATTTGTTGTGGAAGACGCATCAACCCAACATCTAGTGGTTAGAGTATATGATGACGAGGGTGTACAGGCATCTGAGCTTCTTGGTTGTGCCCAAATCCGACTTTGTGAACTTGAACCTGGTAAAGTGAAAGACGTCTGGTTGAAGCTGGTCAAAGATTTAGAGATCCAAAGAGATAACAAGAACCGTGGAGAG GTTCACCTTGAGCTACTATATGTTCCTTTCGGTGCGGGAAACGGCGTAAACCCCTTCACATCTTCATCGATGACTTCCTTAGAAAAGGTGCTCAAGAATGATACGGCAGACGAAGTGAATGCATCATCGCGTAAAAGAAAAGATGTCATCGTAAGAGGAGTGCTCTCTGTGACAGTGATATCTGCGGAAGAGATACCGATACAAGATCTGATGGGGAAAGCTGATCCATTTGTCGTCCTCTCCATGAAGAAATCAGGTGCTAAGAGCAAAACTCGG GTTGTCAATGACAGCTTAAACCCTGTCTGGAACCAGActtttgattttgttgttgAAGATGGGTTACACGATATGCTGGTCCTTGAAGTTTGGGACCATGACACCTTTGGAAAG GACTACATTGGGAGATGCATCTTGACGTTGACAAGGGTTATAATGGAAGAGGAATACACAGACTGGTTCGAGTTAGACGAATCCAAAGCGGGCAAGCTGCAGCTGCATCTCAAGTGGATGGCTCAATCAATTTATCGTGACTCCTAA
- the LOC106371176 gene encoding UDP-glycosyltransferase 75B1-like — translation MAPPPHFLLVTFPAQGHVNPSLRFARRLIRTTGARVTLVTCASVFHRSMISKHSDLDNLSFLTFSDGFDQGGLTTAEELKTRSANLKNNGDKALSEFIEGNKKGDSPVTCLVYTILLNWAPKVASRFQLPSALLWIQPALVFNIYYNHINENNNNSCLEFKNLSSIATRDLPSFLTPANTNQGAYNSFQELMELLKEETNPKILVNTFDSLEQEALKAIPSVGMVAVGPLLPSEMFTESVKDLSNDQSSSYSRWLDSKTESSVIYVSFGTMVELSKKQIGELARALIEGKRPFLWVITDKSNREAKLEGEDETEIEKIAGFRHELEEVGMIVSWCSQVEVLRHRAVGCFVTHCGWSSTLESLVLGVPVVAFPMWSDQPTNAKLLEELWGTGVRVRENEEGLVERGEIRRCLEAVMDEKLVELRGNAEEWRRLAVEAGREGGSCDKNIEAFVDEILLSEAEEVKDKDECSKGI, via the coding sequence ATGGCACCACCACCACACTTTCTACTCGTAACGTTCCCTGCTCAAGGCCACGTGAACCCATCTCTCCGTTTCGCTCGTCGCCTCATCAGAACCACCGGCGCACGTGTCACTTTGGTCACGTGCGCCTCCGTCTTCCACCGCTCTATGATATCTAAGCACAGCGACCTCGACAACCTCTCTTTCCTCACTTTCtccgacggcttcgaccaaggAGGCCTCACCACCGCCGAAGAGCTCAAGACCCGGTCTGCGAATCTCAAGAACAACGGCGACAAAGCCCTGTCGGAGTTCATCGAAGGTAACAAGAAAGGTGACTCTCCGGTGACTTGCTTGGTCTACACGATACTCCTCAATTGGGCTCCAAAAGTGGCGAGTAGGTTTCAGCTCCCCTCTGCTCTTCTCTGGATCCAACCTGCTTTGGTTTTTAACATTTATTACAACCACATCAAcgaaaacaacaacaactctTGTCTCGAGTTCAAGAACCTTTCGTCTATAGCAACACGTGATCTTCCTTCTTTCCTCACGCCTGCTAACACAAACCAAGGGGCGTACAACTCGTTTCAAGAACTCATGGAGCTTCTCAAAGAAGAAACCAACCCGAAGATTCTCGTTAACACGTTCGATTCTCTGGAGCAAGAGGCGTTAAAGGCTATACCGAGTGTCGGAATGGTGGCGGTTGGTCCTTTACTTCCTTCGGAGATGTTCACAGAATCAGTTAAGGATTTGTCAAATGATCAAAGTAGTAGTTATAGCCGTTGGCTAGACTCGAAAACAGAGTCCTCTGTTATCTACGTTTCTTTTGGAACGATGGTTGAGTTGTCCAAGAAACAGATAGGGGAGCTAGCGAGAGCTCTCATAGAAGGTAAAAGACCGTTCCTGTGGGTGATAACTGATAAATCCAACAGAGAAGCGAAGTTAGAAGGAGAGGACGAGACGGAGATCGAGAAGATTGCTGGTTTTAGGCACGAGCTGGAAGAGGTTGGGATGATCGTGTCTTGGTGTTCTCAGGTTGAGGTTTTGAGACACAGAGCGGTTGGTTGCTTTGTGACTCATTGCGGGTGGAGCTCGACGCTTGAGAGTTTGGTTCTTGGAGTTCCGGTGGTGGCGTTTCCGATGTGGTCTGATCAACCTACGAACGCGAAGCTTCTGGAGGAGTTGTGGGGGACAGGTGTGAGGGTGAGGGAGAACGAGGAAGGGTTGGTGGAGAGGGGAGAAATAAGGAGGTGTTTGGAGGCAGTGATGGATGAGAAGCTGGTGGAGCTGAGGGGAAACGCTGAGGAATGGAGGCGTTTAGCGGTTGAAGCGGGTAGAGAAGGTGGGTCATGTGATAAGAACATTGAGGCTTTTGTGGATGAGATTCTGCTCAGTGAAGCAGAGGAGGTTAAAGACAAAGATGAGTGTTCAAAAGGAATCTAG
- the BNAA10G03690D gene encoding oil body-associated protein 1A: protein MEKAVHLSTKGGPEVPGEPTKMGTSMVDSAAAAVQSFTPINQIHQHLCAFHFYAYDMTRQVEAHHFCGHINEDMRQCLIYDGPDANARLIGLEYIVSEKLFMTLPDDEKKLWHTHEWEVKGGFLFMPGVPEPIQRQDLEIVAKTYGKVYHFWQVDLGHELPIGLPNIMMAVTRDGQLYPEMVKETEKKFGISIDKERESRAYMTGPDHGIHPLANGGGKGLKLEMREVDIKPVESVPRVFV from the exons ATGGAGAAGGCAGTCCATTTGTCAACGAAAGGTGGACCAGAGGTTCCAGGAGAGCCAACAAAGATGGGAACCTCCATGGTTGACTCGGCTGCTGCAGCTGTACAAAGCTTCACTCCGATTAACCAAATCCACCAACATCTCTGCGC GTTTCATTTCTATGCATATGACATGACTCGACAAGTGGAGGCACATCATTTCTGCGGTCACATCAACGAGGACATGCGTCAGTGTCTGATCTACGACGGTCCTGATGCCAACGCTCGTCTGATCGGTCTGGAGTACATAGTGTCAGAGAAGCTTTTCATGACGTTGCCTGATGATGAGAAGAAGCTTTGGCACACTCACGAGTGGGAGGTCAAAGGAGGGTTCCTGTTCATGCCCGGTGTTCCCGAGCCAATCCAACGCCAAGATCTCGAGATAGTTGCCAAGACTTATGGAAAAGTTTACCATTTCTGGCAAGTCGATTTGGGGCATGAGCTCCCCATTGGTTTGCCTAATATTATGATGGCTGTTACTCGCGACGGTCAACTTTATCCGGAGATGGTCAAGG AGACGGAGAAAAAGTTTGGGATATCGatagataaagagagagagtcAAGGGCTTATATGACAGGACCAGACCATGGGATCCATCCGTTGGCGAATGGAGGTGGTAAAGGGCTGAAGTTGGAGATGCGAGAGGTTGACATCAAGCCTGTCGAGTCTGTTCCAAGAGTCTTTGTCTAA